The sequence GGACCTCGGGACATCACCAGGAACTCGTCCTCGGGCCCCGTGACGTGGATGATGGGCAAGAGCGGGAGAACCGAGACCCGCCCGGATACCGCCCGGATCCGGCCCGGGGAGGCCAGCAGTCCGACCGCCGAGATGCCCAGGACCAGCGTGAGGATGAAAGCAAGCGACCGGACAAGCCGCAACAGCGCCCTGGGCAGCCTTTCCATCCGCGACGCCTCCGGGCTAATTTCCCCGGAGGGACGGTGGGGCCGCGGGGTGAGTGAGTGGCTGTCCTGGCTCGCTACGTCGCGGCTTTGGCCTGCCCTGCCAGCCTCAGCAGTTCCGTGGCATGGCGCTCCGCCGACTCCGTGACCCGGGCGCCGCCCAGCATGCGTGCCAGTTCCTGAACGCGCTCCTCGGCCGAGAGCGCCCCTACCTCCACCTGGGTCGCCCCGTCCTTTTCGAGCTTTCGGACGCTGAGGTGGAAGTCAGCCATGCTGGCCACCTGGGGGAGGTGTGTGACCACCAGCACCTGGCGCAGCCGCCCGAGGCGCGCCAGGCGTTCGGCGACCGCCTGCGCGGCCCGGCCCCCAAGCCCGGCGTCCGGTTCGTCAAAAACCAGTACCGGTACCGGGTCCAGGCCGGCCAGCACGGTCCGGCAGGCCAGCATGGTGCGCGAGAGCTCGCCACCGGAGGCCACCCGCGCAAGCGGCCGGGGCGGTTCGCCGGGGTTGGCGGAGAAAAGGAAGCTCGCTCGCTCCAGCCCCGACGGGCCGGGTTCGGCAGCCTCCAGCACCACCTCGAAGCGCGCCTTAGGCATGGCGAGGTCACGGAGTTCGGTCTCGACCGCCTCGCCCAGGCGGCGCGCCGCATCGCGGCGGATGGCGCTCAGGCGGTGGCTCATCTCCTGGTAACGGGCTTGAAGCTCCTCGAGCGCTCGCTCCACTTCGCCGGAGCGCGCGCTCTGCTGCACCAGGTCGCTGAGGCGCTGGCGCGCCTCGTCCTGGTAGGCGAGCACCGCTTCGATGGTCTGGCCGTACTTGCGCTTCAGGCGGTCGATGAGGTCGAGGCGCGCCTCCACCTCGGCCTGCCGCGACGGGTTCGGCTCGCAGCGCTCCAGGTGCCGGCGCACCGCCCGCGCAAGCTCCGCAAGCTGCTCGCTCAGGGTGCGCAGTTCCCCGGCGAGCGGCGCGGCCTCGGGGTCGAGAGCGGCGGCCTCGGAAAGCGCCCGGCCGGCGGCGGCCGCCATGCTCGCAGCGCTGCCGTCTAGGCCCCCCTGACCGGCCAGGCTCTCCAGGGCCTCGCCCAAAAGCTCCTGAAGCCGTGCCGCATTGGACAGGCGCGCGTGCTCCGCCAGCAGCTCGGGCTCTTCGTCTGCAGAAAGCCGGGCCGCCGCGATCTCGTCGATCTGGAAGCGCAAGAGATCGAGCTCGTGAAGCCTCTGGCGTTCACCCTGGCGTAGCGCTTCGAGTTCCTGAGAAAGCTTTTGCATCTCCTGCCACGTGCGCGCGACCTCGGCCGCCAGCTTCACGGCCTCTTCGCCGGCGAAGGCGTCGAGCAGCGCGAGCTGGGCCGAGGGCAGGAGCAAGCGCTGGCTTTCGTGCTGCGTGTGGATGCTGACGAGAAGCTCCCCAAGCCTCGCCAGTTCCCCCGTGGTGACCATCCGGCCGTTGATGCGGCTTCGGCTGCGCCCTGAGGCCGTGAACTCCCTGGACAGGATCACCAGGCCGTCCTCGGGAGCAGATCCCATCGCGGCAAGTTGTTGGCCCAGCGGAGAGGACTCGTCCACCTCGAACGAGGCCTCGACCCTGGCCTGCGCCGCACCCGCGCGCACAAGCTCCGAGGTGGCACGCTGCCCCACGGCCACGCCCAGCGCGTCCAGCACCAGGGACTTGCCGGCGCCGGTCTCCCCCGTCAGCACGTTGAAACCCCGCCCGAAAGGGACGCGTGCTTTTTCCAGCAGCGCGAGGTTTTCGACGTACAGCTCCCGAAGCAGCCGCAACACCCCCCGCCCGTCCGCGCACCATCAGCGCAGCTGCAGGATCCGGTCAAGCACCAGCCTGGAGTTCGGATCCAGCCGGGCCTGCCCCGCCGGCCGCACCAGCACGAGAATCGAGTCGTCTCCGGCGATGGTACCGATGATCTCGGGCCAGTTGAGGCCGTCCAGCGCCGCGGCGACGGCGTTGGCGGTCCCGGAAAGCGTACGAACCAGCACCAGGTGGCCCGCCGCCTCCACGCCCACCACGTACTCCTGAATGGCGCGCCGGGCGCGGGCCAGCCGCTCCGCCATGTCGGGTTCCCGGGCTTGCGCGTAGCGGTAGCGGCCGTCTCCCGTGGGCACCTTCACCAGGCGCAGTTCCTTGATGTCCCGGGAAATGGTCGCCTGGGTGGCACGGATGCCCTGTCGGCGGAGGTACTCGATCATCTCTTCCTGCGTCTGGATGGGCACGTCCCGCACGATGCGAAGGATGGCCGACTGACGCCGGGCTTTCATCTGCGCGCCCCTACACCTCCGGATGGCTCAATCGCTGGCGCAACACGGTATAAGGCGAACGCCCGCTCAGGCGCACAAGGCGCGCCCGGAACGGCGCCCGCCGCACCACCACGACGTCGGTCGGGCGCATGGTCTGGCTCTGCTGCCCGTCCACGGTCAGCACCAGTTCGTCGCTCGGCCCTTGAACGGAGATGGTCACCGTCTCCTCCGGCCGGATCACCACGGGTCGCGCGGCCAGCGAATGCGGGCAGATAGGCGTGATGACGAGGCAGTCCAGCAGGGGATGGACGATGGGGCCGCCGGCCGAGAGCGAATAGGCGGTGGAACCCGTGGGGGTGGCCACGATGAGGCCGTCCGCCGGGAAGCTGCCGATGACCGCGTCCCCGGCGCGCGCCTCGAGCCGCGCGATGCGGCTGAACGTGGAACGGGCCACCACCACGTCGTTCAGGGCGAGGAAGCTTCCGGACTCGCGCTCTTCTCGCATCAGGAGCGCCTCGACCATCATGCGCTCCTCCACTCGGAAGTCACCCTCGACCAGGCTCTGCAGCATGGACGGGAACTCCGACGCCTCGACCTCCGCCAGAAAACCGAGGCGCCCCACGTTGACCCCCAGAACGGCCACCCCGAGGGGCGCCGCCTGGCGGGCCGCGTGCAGCAGCGCCCCGTCGCCGCCCAGCACCACCACGGCATCCGCGCCGGCCCAGCTCCCTTGCGGCCAGGCCAGGTCGGGGCGGTTCAGCGCCTCCGCAGCGGAGGCGTCCAGCCAAACCCTGGCGCCAAGCTGGCCGATCCGTTCCACCAGGCCCATGGCCAGCTCCAGGGCCTGGCTCTTCTCCCGGTGGGGAGCCAGGATCAGCCGACTAACACGGGCCAGGTGTGCTACGCCTCCTCCTTCGCCGGGTACGGTGCCCCGGCCAGCGCCGCCTCGATGAACGACCGGAGCTGTCCGGCACAACACGCTACACCCGGCCATTTGAATACGATGAAGAATTCCGCGTTGCCTTTCGGCCCCAGGATCGGGCTCGCCACCATGGCTTCGACGCCGAAGCCGGCCTCCATTCCGGCCCGCGCCACCTTCTCCAGGACCTCGCGGTGCACGGCGGGGTCCCTGACCACCCCGCCTCTCTTCACCTGGGCGCGCCCGGCTTCAAACTGGGGCTTCACCAGGATGGCCGCCCATCCTTCCGCGGCGAAAAACCGGGTGAGATGGGAGAGAAACAGGGTGACGGAGATGAACGAAACGTCCACCGTGATGATATCGACCCGCTCGCCAAGCCGCCCCGGGTCAAGGTAACGGATGTTGGTGCGCTCCAGCACCACCACCCGGGGATCGGTCCGCAGCCGCCAGGCGAGCTGCCCGTAGCCCACGTCCACGGCAAAGACCTTGCGAACCCCGTGCTGGAGCAGGCAGTCGGTAAAGCCGCCCGTCGAGGCGCCCACGTCCATGGCCACCGCACTCTGCGTGGGGATGGGAACCGTGCGCAGCACCCGCTCGAGCTTCAGCCCGCCGCGGCTCACATAGGGGTGAAGGGGCTCCCCCACCTCCAGCCGGGCCGTGGGCGCAAGGCGTCTCCCCGGCCGGTCGAGTACCTTCCCCTCGAGCCGCACCCGCCCCGAGCGGATCAGCTCCTGGGCCTGTTCCCGGCTTTCGGCCAGGCCCTCCCGGACGAGAAGCTGATCCGCCCGAATGGCCCCGGCCTGCTCCGGGTCGGCTCCTGCCCGGACGTCGGGCCCCTCAGGCCTGCCGCGCCGGCCGCCGGCCTTCAACGGGGGCGCATCCTCTCCCGCACCACCCGCGACCTCCGCCTGCCGTTTGAAGAGCGCTTTCGGGGCACGGAACTCGCCCCCAAAAGGGAGCGGCCCACCAGCCGCTCAAGGGTGGCAACGGCCCGCCCGATGGTGAAGACCACATCGTTGGCGCGCCGGATGGCGAAGGACTTGAATGCGGCCTTCCCGCCCACCGCCAGCCCGGAAACCAGGGCCACCATGACGGCACTGGCCCACGCCTGGGCAGAAGCTCCCTGGCGGGCGGCGAGCTCGGCCACCAGCGCCGCCCCGATGGCGCCCGATAGGATGCCCGCGGCGTCCCCGACCACGTCGTTCGTGAAGTTGGCGACGCGGTCGGCGTTTCGCACGATCCAGATGGCCTGCCGGGCCCCGACGACGCGGTCGGCCGCCATGGCGTGAAAGCCTTCCTCGGTGGCGGCGGTGGCGGCGACGCCGATGATGTCGAACAGGACACCCACCCCGATGACGGCGACGAGCCCCAGAACGCTGGCAGGAAGGCCCAGTGAAGCGGTCGCCCCGGCGCTCAGGGAAGCCAGCACCAGGGAGATCGCAGCAGCACCGAACCCAACGCTAACGAAGCGCCTGAGGGGGCGACTGTCCACCGATCCCAGAACCCTTCCCCTTTCATCGTCCCGCTGTCACGAACGGCGGCGGCAGGGCGGAACTTCCTCTGTGTCCCGCCTGCCGCCGCCCCTGTTGTGCCTTGAACCCCTCGACGGGTGGCAGCGCCTTGAGTAAATATTGTGGCTTCAGGTCCAGCAGGTTTTCCCAGACAGCCCTCCGGCCCGTCGCCGGGCCGGCGGTTTCCCCTTTCCGGCCGCTCTGCCGCGTCGCCGACAGCAGGGCTGGATTACCACTTAGTCCACACCGCAATCCCCAAGGCGCCCCTCAAATGCAGGGAGGACAGCCTAGGAGTTTTCCTCGACGGGGCGCACCGTTCTCTAGCCTCTTTTGCCCCCGCGCTTTCAGGCCGCTTCGGTCTAGCCGTCCGGGCCCTGACGGGCAGGACCTGCGAAAGTAGCCCTCCCGCGCGGCGGCTCAAGGCAGGCTACACTGCACCCAGCGCAGGCACCCGGAGCCTCC comes from Bacillota bacterium and encodes:
- the recN gene encoding DNA repair protein RecN, with product MLRLLRELYVENLALLEKARVPFGRGFNVLTGETGAGKSLVLDALGVAVGQRATSELVRAGAAQARVEASFEVDESSPLGQQLAAMGSAPEDGLVILSREFTASGRSRSRINGRMVTTGELARLGELLVSIHTQHESQRLLLPSAQLALLDAFAGEEAVKLAAEVARTWQEMQKLSQELEALRQGERQRLHELDLLRFQIDEIAAARLSADEEPELLAEHARLSNAARLQELLGEALESLAGQGGLDGSAASMAAAAGRALSEAAALDPEAAPLAGELRTLSEQLAELARAVRRHLERCEPNPSRQAEVEARLDLIDRLKRKYGQTIEAVLAYQDEARQRLSDLVQQSARSGEVERALEELQARYQEMSHRLSAIRRDAARRLGEAVETELRDLAMPKARFEVVLEAAEPGPSGLERASFLFSANPGEPPRPLARVASGGELSRTMLACRTVLAGLDPVPVLVFDEPDAGLGGRAAQAVAERLARLGRLRQVLVVTHLPQVASMADFHLSVRKLEKDGATQVEVGALSAEERVQELARMLGGARVTESAERHATELLRLAGQAKAAT
- a CDS encoding arginine repressor; this translates as MKARRQSAILRIVRDVPIQTQEEMIEYLRRQGIRATQATISRDIKELRLVKVPTGDGRYRYAQAREPDMAERLARARRAIQEYVVGVEAAGHLVLVRTLSGTANAVAAALDGLNWPEIIGTIAGDDSILVLVRPAGQARLDPNSRLVLDRILQLR
- a CDS encoding NAD(+)/NADH kinase — encoded protein: MCRTAPVVHRGGAGRGTVPGEGGGVAHLARVSRLILAPHREKSQALELAMGLVERIGQLGARVWLDASAAEALNRPDLAWPQGSWAGADAVVVLGGDGALLHAARQAAPLGVAVLGVNVGRLGFLAEVEASEFPSMLQSLVEGDFRVEERMMVEALLMREERESGSFLALNDVVVARSTFSRIARLEARAGDAVIGSFPADGLIVATPTGSTAYSLSAGGPIVHPLLDCLVITPICPHSLAARPVVIRPEETVTISVQGPSDELVLTVDGQQSQTMRPTDVVVVRRAPFRARLVRLSGRSPYTVLRQRLSHPEV
- a CDS encoding TlyA family RNA methyltransferase — encoded protein: MKAGGRRGRPEGPDVRAGADPEQAGAIRADQLLVREGLAESREQAQELIRSGRVRLEGKVLDRPGRRLAPTARLEVGEPLHPYVSRGGLKLERVLRTVPIPTQSAVAMDVGASTGGFTDCLLQHGVRKVFAVDVGYGQLAWRLRTDPRVVVLERTNIRYLDPGRLGERVDIITVDVSFISVTLFLSHLTRFFAAEGWAAILVKPQFEAGRAQVKRGGVVRDPAVHREVLEKVARAGMEAGFGVEAMVASPILGPKGNAEFFIVFKWPGVACCAGQLRSFIEAALAGAPYPAKEEA